From the genome of Gracilibacillus salitolerans, one region includes:
- a CDS encoding MarR family winged helix-turn-helix transcriptional regulator, with amino-acid sequence MKEQDTLTNELVEQALTVLPILPKKMFGTSPITRKEGLHPSHFHVLHVVEHAGPIQMAEIAKKLDINKSNLTPLIQKLMEKEFIVKTKDEKDRRITYIQMTEKGKQFSNEKKQILYHIVQDRFATLADKDKRALKEAFMTINLIMSSIDE; translated from the coding sequence TGAAAGAACAAGATACATTAACAAATGAATTGGTAGAACAGGCATTAACTGTATTACCAATATTGCCAAAAAAGATGTTTGGTACATCCCCTATAACTAGAAAAGAAGGACTTCACCCATCCCATTTCCATGTGTTACACGTTGTGGAGCACGCAGGACCAATACAAATGGCGGAGATCGCCAAAAAATTAGATATTAATAAATCCAATCTAACCCCTTTAATTCAAAAGTTGATGGAGAAGGAGTTTATTGTCAAAACCAAGGACGAAAAGGATCGTCGTATAACATATATTCAAATGACGGAAAAAGGAAAACAATTTTCAAATGAAAAAAAACAGATTCTTTACCACATAGTCCAAGACCGTTTCGCAACATTAGCGGATAAAGATAAAAGAGCATTAAAAGAAGCGTTTATGACGATTAATTTGATCATGTCCTCAATAGATGAGTAA